ACCAAACGGGAACGACAAGTGCTGAAGCTGATTGGTGAAGGGCATAAGAACAAAGAAATTGCAGACTATCTTTTTATAAGCTTGAAAACAGTAGAAAAACACCGGGCCAACCTTATGAAAAAGTTAAACCTTCACAACGCCTCCGCATTGACAGCCTATGCCATGGAAAAAGGGCTGATCACCAAATAGTCTCCATCCCATCATATTGGCCATGAAGCACGGACAACGGTCCCTACCCCAGGGGTGGACTCTATGGCAAAAGCCCCACCTGAAAGTTCAATTCGCTCTTTCATACTGGTGAGACCAAACCCTCGCTTGGAGCTCTTCACATTATGCATATGTTCAATATCGAACCCCTGCCCGTTGTCTTCCACTACAAATTCTATGTTGCCGGTTG
The window above is part of the Deltaproteobacteria bacterium genome. Proteins encoded here:
- a CDS encoding response regulator transcription factor yields the protein TKRERQVLKLIGEGHKNKEIADYLFISLKTVEKHRANLMKKLNLHNASALTAYAMEKGLITK